The Antarcticibacterium flavum genome contains the following window.
GCTTTCCCCTAAACTTGGGCCTATAGGCGACTGGGGGCTGGAGATAGAGAAGAACGCCATTAAAGTTGATAATACCTACGATTATCAAACCAACATTCCCGGCGTATATGCCATTGGTGATGTCAATACCTATCCAGGCAAATTAAAATTGATTCTTTGTGGTTTCCACGAGGCAGCTATAATGTGCCAGAGTGCCTATCAGCGTATTTTTCCTGATAAGAAGTATGTAATGAAGTATACCACTGTGAGTGGAGTTGACGGTTTTGACGGATCCCGTAAGGAGGCCAAAAGAGAAGTTGTAAAAAGTATAAATTGAGAACAGACCTCACAGGTTTCAAAAACCTGTGAGGTCTTTTGATATACCTGTATCAATGTCTGATATTAAAATTACCATTATAGACCGTGAGGGTGAGGCACACGTTGTGGATGCTCCTACAGATATGAATATGAACCTTATGGAGGTGGTACGCTCCCACGAGCTGGCTCCCGAAGGTACTATTGGAATTTGTGGCGGGATGGCCATGTGCGCATCCTGCCAGTGCTACGTATTGAGCCACCATCACCTGCTTTCCGAAAAGAGTTTTGAAGAGGAGGATATGCTGGACCAGGCGTTTTATGTAGAAGATAACAGCCG
Protein-coding sequences here:
- a CDS encoding 2Fe-2S iron-sulfur cluster-binding protein, coding for MSDIKITIIDREGEAHVVDAPTDMNMNLMEVVRSHELAPEGTIGICGGMAMCASCQCYVLSHHHLLSEKSFEEEDMLDQAFYVEDNSRLGCQIFMTKELEGLAVKLAPEST